A window of the Tunturibacter empetritectus genome harbors these coding sequences:
- the argH gene encoding argininosuccinate lyase produces MSNETNPNKMWSGRFREPLDATFESWQRSFPFDWHLVPYEVEASIAHARAIEAAGILTSEELLQMEEGLRAVAKQQADQGEAIVTANPQAEDVHHYVELELTKQIGDLALKLHTGRSRNEQIATDMRLFVREAIDNTLAGLKAWRKSLIDLAESAGEATMPSYTHLQRAEPVLIAHWLLAYVTMIERDASRLTDARKRMNLCPLGSGAVAGATLALDRTIAARVLNFDAPTPNSMDATSDRDFALEFTQAIATLGIHISRFAEELTLYSTAEFGFLDLPERFSTGSSAMPQKKNPDLTELIRGKSGRLLGAATTLATLIKGLPLAYNKDLQEGQEPVFDAADTIAGILSVLPAFTSSLKFRYDTMKTAAHSGYLNAMAAATYLTDKGIPFRKAHEHIGNAVRLAMGEGTPKTQRELQQLTLEELRTICPQFGEDFFPAITLEATLDCHDVIGGTARPRVKTALSEAKSRL; encoded by the coding sequence ATGTCCAATGAAACAAACCCGAACAAGATGTGGTCCGGCCGCTTTCGCGAACCACTCGACGCCACCTTCGAATCCTGGCAGCGTTCCTTCCCCTTCGACTGGCACCTCGTACCCTACGAAGTAGAAGCCAGCATAGCGCACGCCCGAGCCATTGAAGCCGCAGGCATCCTCACCAGTGAAGAGCTCCTCCAAATGGAAGAAGGCCTCCGCGCCGTAGCCAAACAGCAAGCCGACCAAGGCGAAGCCATCGTCACCGCCAACCCCCAGGCCGAAGACGTCCACCACTACGTCGAACTCGAACTCACCAAACAAATCGGCGACCTAGCCCTCAAGCTCCACACCGGCCGCAGCCGCAACGAGCAGATCGCCACCGACATGCGCCTCTTCGTCCGCGAAGCCATCGACAACACACTCGCGGGCCTCAAAGCATGGCGCAAATCCCTCATCGATCTCGCCGAATCCGCAGGCGAAGCCACCATGCCCTCCTACACCCACCTCCAGCGCGCCGAACCCGTCTTAATCGCCCATTGGCTCTTAGCCTATGTAACGATGATCGAGCGCGACGCCTCCCGCCTCACCGACGCCCGCAAGCGCATGAACCTCTGCCCCCTCGGCTCCGGGGCAGTAGCAGGCGCAACCCTCGCCCTCGACCGCACCATCGCCGCGCGCGTCCTCAACTTCGACGCCCCCACGCCCAACAGCATGGACGCAACCAGCGACCGCGACTTCGCCCTAGAGTTCACCCAAGCCATCGCCACCCTCGGCATCCACATCTCCCGCTTCGCCGAAGAACTCACCCTCTACTCCACCGCCGAATTCGGCTTCCTCGACCTCCCCGAGCGCTTCTCCACCGGCTCCTCCGCCATGCCGCAAAAGAAAAACCCTGATCTCACCGAACTCATCCGCGGCAAATCCGGCCGCTTACTGGGAGCCGCTACGACCCTCGCGACCCTGATAAAGGGCCTCCCCCTCGCCTACAACAAAGACCTGCAGGAAGGCCAGGAACCAGTCTTCGACGCTGCCGACACCATCGCCGGCATCCTCAGCGTCCTCCCCGCCTTCACCTCCTCCCTCAAGTTCCGCTACGACACCATGAAGACCGCCGCCCACTCCGGCTACCTCAACGCCATGGCCGCCGCAACCTACCTCACCGACAAGGGCATCCCCTTCCGCAAAGCCCACGAGCACATCGGCAACGCCGTCCGGCTAGCAATGGGAGAGGGGACCCCCAAAACCCAACGCGAACTCCAGCAACTCACCCTCGAAGAACTCCGCACCATCTGCCCCCAATTCGGCGAAGACTTCTTCCCCGCCATCACCCTCGAAGCCACCCTCGACTGCCACGACGTCATCGGCGGCACCGCCCGCCCCCGCGTCAAAACCGCACTCTCCGAAGCAAAGTCCCGTCTCTAG
- the argG gene encoding argininosuccinate synthase gives MSVILETLPLGQKVGIAFSGGLDTSAALHWMKQKGALPYAYTANLGQPDEADYDEIPRKALEYGAEKARLIDCRGPLVREGIAALQSGAFHITTAGVTYFNTTPIGRAVTGTMLVTAMKEDDVNIWGDGSTFKGNDIERFYRYGLLVNPDLKVYKPWLDAAFIDELGGRAEMSAFMTKAGFGYKMSAEKAYSTDSNILGATHEAKDLELLTTSMKIVVPIMGTAFWRDDVTIKPEAITIRFEEGFPVALNGKELSDPVALMLEANAIGGRHGLGMSDQIENRIIEAKSRGIYESPGLALLFIAYERLITGIHNEDTIEQYRDNGRKLGRLLYQGRWFDPQAIMLREAAQRWVAKPVTGEVTIELRRGNDYSILNTASTNLTFHPERLTMEKGESTFSPRDRIGQLTMRNLDITDTRAKLITYAQTGLITLSKGSEMPQLNSSNDKK, from the coding sequence ATGTCCGTAATTCTAGAAACCCTCCCCCTCGGCCAAAAAGTCGGCATAGCCTTCTCCGGCGGCCTCGACACCAGCGCCGCGCTCCACTGGATGAAGCAGAAGGGCGCCCTCCCCTACGCCTACACCGCGAACCTCGGCCAGCCCGACGAAGCCGATTACGACGAGATCCCCCGCAAAGCCCTCGAGTACGGCGCAGAAAAAGCCCGCCTCATCGACTGCCGCGGCCCCCTCGTCCGCGAAGGCATCGCCGCCCTCCAATCCGGCGCCTTCCACATCACCACCGCCGGCGTCACGTACTTCAACACCACCCCCATCGGCCGGGCTGTAACTGGGACAATGTTAGTCACGGCGATGAAGGAAGACGACGTCAACATCTGGGGCGACGGCTCCACCTTCAAAGGCAACGACATCGAGCGCTTCTACCGCTACGGCCTCCTCGTCAACCCCGACCTCAAGGTCTACAAGCCCTGGCTCGACGCCGCCTTCATCGACGAGCTCGGCGGCCGCGCCGAAATGTCCGCCTTCATGACCAAGGCCGGCTTCGGCTACAAGATGTCCGCCGAAAAAGCCTACTCCACCGACTCCAACATCCTCGGCGCAACCCACGAAGCCAAGGACCTCGAGCTCCTCACCACCAGCATGAAGATCGTCGTCCCGATCATGGGCACCGCCTTCTGGCGCGACGACGTCACAATTAAACCTGAAGCCATCACCATCCGCTTTGAAGAAGGCTTCCCCGTTGCCCTCAACGGCAAAGAGCTCTCCGACCCCGTAGCCCTCATGCTCGAAGCCAACGCCATCGGCGGCCGCCACGGCCTCGGCATGAGCGACCAAATCGAAAACCGCATCATCGAAGCCAAGTCCCGCGGCATCTACGAGTCACCCGGCCTCGCCCTCCTCTTCATCGCCTACGAGCGCCTCATCACCGGCATCCACAACGAGGACACCATCGAGCAGTACCGCGACAACGGCCGCAAGCTAGGCCGCCTCCTCTACCAGGGCCGCTGGTTCGACCCTCAGGCCATCATGCTCCGCGAAGCCGCCCAGCGCTGGGTCGCCAAACCTGTAACCGGCGAGGTTACAATCGAACTCCGCCGCGGCAACGACTACTCCATCCTCAACACCGCCTCGACCAACCTGACCTTCCACCCCGAGCGCCTCACCATGGAAAAGGGCGAGTCCACCTTCTCCCCCCGCGACCGCATCGGCCAACTCACCATGCGCAACCTAGACATCACCGACACCCGCGCCAAGCTAATCACCTACGCCCAAACCGGCCTGATCACCCTCAGCAAAGGCTCCGAGATGCCCCAACTCAACAGCAGCAACGACAAGAAGTAA
- the argF gene encoding ornithine carbamoyltransferase: MGSKTVIMNSKPDTEDLIPHRAPLGIQSDTAFSEASKRLHGRDLCSIADLTVEEMAALMELAHAVKANPEDFRHALDARQMVMFFEKASLRTRLTFETAINTLGGNAIFVDQTQSPLGERESLADMAHNIERWMSIMVLRTYAHDTITEIAACSKIPVINALSDLEHPCQAIADFFTLEERFGSAEGLHFTYVGDGNNVCHSLMLTAAQLGAHCTVATPKGFAPKLEIIHKAIEIAETTGGSITLMHDPVKAVTGADAVYTDVCTSMGFEHEATKRAPIFKPYQVNEALMAHAQADAVFMHCLPAHRNAEVTDAVLDGPQSLVFDQAENRMHAQKAILLMLLGGAKRTSNSRSRGIQPRKRS; encoded by the coding sequence ATGGGTAGCAAAACCGTCATTATGAACTCAAAACCCGACACCGAAGACCTCATCCCCCACCGCGCCCCCCTCGGCATCCAGTCCGACACCGCCTTCAGCGAAGCCTCCAAGCGCCTCCACGGCCGCGACCTCTGCTCCATCGCCGACCTCACCGTCGAAGAGATGGCCGCCCTCATGGAGCTCGCCCACGCCGTCAAAGCCAACCCCGAAGACTTTCGCCACGCCCTCGACGCCCGCCAGATGGTCATGTTCTTCGAGAAGGCCTCCCTCCGCACCCGCCTCACCTTTGAGACCGCCATCAACACCCTCGGCGGCAACGCCATCTTCGTCGACCAGACCCAGTCCCCCCTCGGCGAACGCGAGTCCCTCGCCGATATGGCCCACAACATCGAGCGCTGGATGTCCATCATGGTCCTCCGCACCTACGCCCACGACACCATCACCGAGATCGCCGCCTGCTCCAAAATCCCCGTCATCAACGCCCTCTCCGACCTCGAACATCCCTGCCAGGCCATCGCCGACTTCTTCACCCTTGAAGAGCGCTTCGGCTCCGCAGAGGGCCTTCACTTCACCTACGTCGGCGACGGCAACAACGTCTGCCACTCCCTCATGCTCACCGCCGCGCAACTCGGCGCGCACTGCACCGTAGCCACCCCCAAAGGCTTCGCGCCCAAACTCGAAATCATCCACAAAGCGATCGAGATCGCCGAGACCACCGGCGGCAGCATCACCCTCATGCACGACCCCGTCAAAGCCGTCACCGGAGCCGACGCCGTCTACACCGACGTCTGCACCTCCATGGGCTTCGAGCACGAGGCCACCAAGCGCGCCCCCATCTTCAAGCCCTACCAGGTCAACGAAGCCCTCATGGCCCACGCCCAGGCCGACGCCGTCTTCATGCACTGCCTCCCCGCCCACCGTAACGCCGAAGTCACCGACGCCGTCCTCGACGGCCCCCAGTCCCTAGTCTTCGACCAAGCCGAAAATCGCATGCACGCCCAAAAAGCCATCCTGCTCATGCTCCTCGGCGGAGCCAAGCGCACCTCCAACAGCCGCAGCCGAGGCATCCAACCCCGCAAACGCTCCTAA
- a CDS encoding aspartate aminotransferase family protein: protein MNEASTQKPNLQSSLQSIQAAEKKLLLNTYERNPILFVSGEGVHLRDENGNDYLDLLSGIGVCGLGYNHPAVEEAIAHQSKRLIHTSNLFFHEHTAELALRLTEITGLDRVFFTNSGTEAWEAALKLARAHAGLLRSKGRTIGTKFLALDHSFHGRTMGSVATTAKEKYREPFMPVMPGVDFVRFNNVADLRAKFSSEVCAICIEPIQGEGGIHPVTQKFFAAARELCDSTGALLIADEIQSGMGRTGKWFAYQHYNILPDVTTVAKPIANGVPMGAMLCTNAAAEAITPGMHGTTFGGNPLACAVAIAVIDTIKRDNLLAHINETGAYFHDQLTQLAQRHDCITEVRGKGLMLGIEINSADLAQRVTAQMMEKKIIINRTSETVLRLLPPFILERQHVDTAIKAFDEIFTAALAGAAPAGEKSHG from the coding sequence ATGAACGAAGCATCCACTCAGAAGCCGAACTTGCAATCCAGCTTGCAATCCATTCAGGCAGCCGAAAAAAAGCTGCTCCTCAACACCTACGAGCGCAACCCCATCCTCTTTGTCAGCGGTGAAGGCGTTCACCTGCGCGACGAAAACGGCAATGACTATCTCGACCTCCTCAGCGGCATCGGCGTCTGCGGCCTCGGTTACAACCACCCCGCAGTAGAAGAGGCCATTGCGCATCAGTCAAAGCGCCTCATCCACACCTCCAACCTGTTCTTCCACGAGCACACCGCCGAACTCGCCCTTCGCCTCACCGAGATCACCGGCCTCGACCGCGTCTTCTTCACCAACAGCGGCACCGAAGCCTGGGAGGCCGCACTCAAGCTGGCCCGCGCCCACGCCGGACTTCTCCGCTCCAAAGGCCGCACCATCGGCACAAAGTTCCTCGCCCTTGACCACAGCTTCCACGGCCGCACCATGGGTTCAGTCGCCACCACAGCGAAAGAAAAATACCGCGAACCCTTCATGCCCGTCATGCCCGGCGTCGACTTCGTCCGCTTCAACAACGTAGCCGACCTTCGCGCAAAGTTCTCATCCGAAGTCTGTGCCATCTGCATCGAGCCCATCCAGGGCGAAGGCGGCATCCACCCAGTCACGCAGAAGTTCTTCGCAGCAGCGCGCGAGCTATGCGACTCCACCGGCGCCCTCCTCATCGCCGACGAGATCCAATCCGGCATGGGCCGCACCGGCAAGTGGTTCGCCTACCAGCACTACAACATCCTCCCCGACGTCACGACGGTAGCCAAGCCCATCGCCAACGGCGTCCCCATGGGCGCGATGCTCTGCACCAACGCCGCCGCCGAAGCAATCACCCCCGGCATGCACGGCACCACCTTCGGCGGCAACCCACTCGCCTGCGCCGTAGCCATCGCCGTCATCGACACCATCAAGCGCGACAACCTCCTCGCCCACATCAACGAGACAGGCGCCTACTTCCACGACCAGCTCACGCAACTGGCCCAGCGCCACGACTGCATCACCGAAGTCCGCGGCAAAGGCCTCATGCTCGGCATTGAGATCAACTCCGCCGACCTTGCCCAGCGCGTCACCGCTCAAATGATGGAGAAGAAAATCATCATCAACCGCACCAGCGAGACCGTCCTCCGTCTCCTTCCACCCTTCATCCTCGAGCGTCAACACGTCGACACCGCCATCAAGGCCTTCGACGAGATCTTCACTGCAGCACTGGCCGGAGCAGCACCGGCAGGAGAAAAATCTCATGGGTAG
- the argB gene encoding acetylglutamate kinase, which yields MRFVVKLGGAALEDKKILHACGKAIADLVTDGNQVAVVHGGGVQLTRTLAQMGKKSEFISGLRITDAETRDAALMVLAGRVNKSLVASIGTHGQSAVGLSGGDGHVFRARKKKTTPDLGFVGEIAAMDPKWLEAIWAMGAVPVISSIALGFDGEYYNINADEMAAACAIGAKADTLVFLTDVPGVKGADGNVMRWLTLAQIPAMEQAQVVSGGMLPKLNACRDALTHGVKRVRILPAEAASLLPDLVSTRVNDGTEVMVA from the coding sequence GTGAGATTTGTCGTCAAGCTAGGCGGTGCCGCTCTCGAAGATAAAAAGATCCTCCACGCTTGCGGAAAAGCCATCGCCGATCTCGTCACCGATGGAAATCAGGTCGCCGTCGTCCACGGGGGCGGCGTGCAGCTCACCCGCACCCTCGCCCAGATGGGCAAGAAGAGCGAGTTCATCTCCGGCCTCCGCATCACCGATGCCGAGACCCGCGACGCCGCCCTCATGGTCCTCGCTGGCCGCGTCAACAAGTCCCTCGTCGCGTCCATCGGCACCCACGGCCAGTCCGCCGTCGGCCTCTCCGGCGGTGACGGCCACGTCTTCCGAGCACGCAAGAAAAAAACCACCCCCGACCTCGGCTTCGTCGGCGAGATCGCCGCCATGGACCCCAAGTGGCTCGAAGCCATCTGGGCCATGGGCGCCGTCCCCGTCATCTCCTCCATCGCCCTCGGCTTCGACGGCGAGTACTACAACATCAACGCCGACGAGATGGCCGCCGCCTGCGCCATCGGCGCCAAGGCCGACACTCTCGTCTTCCTCACCGACGTCCCCGGCGTCAAAGGCGCCGACGGCAACGTCATGCGTTGGCTCACCCTCGCCCAGATCCCCGCCATGGAGCAGGCTCAGGTCGTCTCCGGCGGCATGCTCCCTAAACTCAACGCCTGCCGCGACGCCCTCACTCACGGCGTCAAGCGTGTACGCATTCTTCCCGCAGAAGCGGCATCTCTACTACCTGACCTCGTCTCCACACGGGTCAACGACGGAACGGAGGTCATGGTCGCATGA
- the argC gene encoding N-acetyl-gamma-glutamyl-phosphate reductase, with product MANSTISMTNVLEQPAARTTAPRTAIAGIGGYAGGELARLLLHHPRLRGNAPTLLGRAGEPESTSLHYLEDIHPQLAVAGDQHAHPILPFSWNRITDTGTEVLFLATPHEQSREWVPQAIERGIKVIDLSGAWRLQHHTNRAVYKLKDANADHAAQLQQEAVYGCPELHRDEIRNARLVANPGCYATSILLALAPLLQAELVDLEHGIICDAKSGVSGAGKAPTAKTHFMHAADNLSAYAVFGHRHTGELLEQLHITSDQIQFTPHLLPIPRGILSTIYLRLKTKTEAAAITTVLQNFYQHSPLVRLRNTPHLPEIQHIVRTNFCDLGFALAADGNRLILVSCLDNLLKGASGQAVQNLNLMCGWNEEEGLL from the coding sequence TTGGCTAACTCAACCATCTCAATGACAAACGTACTTGAACAACCCGCCGCACGCACCACCGCGCCCCGCACTGCCATCGCCGGCATCGGCGGCTACGCCGGTGGCGAACTCGCCCGCCTGCTCCTGCATCATCCCCGACTCCGCGGAAACGCGCCAACACTCCTTGGCCGAGCCGGAGAACCAGAGTCCACCAGCCTGCACTACCTCGAAGACATTCATCCCCAGCTTGCCGTCGCAGGCGATCAACACGCCCATCCGATCCTTCCCTTCTCCTGGAACCGCATCACCGACACCGGAACCGAAGTCCTATTCCTCGCCACACCGCACGAGCAATCCCGCGAGTGGGTTCCTCAGGCCATCGAACGCGGCATCAAGGTCATCGACCTCAGCGGCGCATGGCGGCTCCAGCACCACACCAACCGCGCCGTCTACAAGCTCAAAGACGCCAACGCCGACCACGCCGCCCAGCTTCAACAAGAAGCCGTCTACGGCTGCCCCGAGCTTCACCGCGACGAGATCCGCAACGCCCGCCTCGTCGCCAACCCCGGCTGCTACGCCACCTCCATCCTCCTCGCCCTAGCCCCGCTCCTCCAGGCCGAGCTAGTTGATCTGGAACACGGCATCATCTGCGACGCAAAATCCGGCGTAAGCGGAGCAGGCAAAGCCCCCACCGCCAAGACCCACTTCATGCATGCGGCCGACAACCTCTCCGCGTACGCAGTCTTCGGCCACCGCCACACCGGCGAACTCCTCGAGCAGCTTCACATCACCTCGGACCAGATCCAGTTCACCCCGCATCTACTCCCCATACCGCGCGGAATCCTGTCCACCATCTACCTCCGCCTCAAAACCAAAACCGAAGCCGCCGCAATCACCACCGTGCTGCAAAACTTCTACCAACACAGTCCGCTGGTCCGGCTCCGCAACACGCCGCACCTGCCGGAGATCCAGCACATCGTTCGCACCAACTTCTGCGATCTCGGCTTTGCACTCGCCGCCGACGGAAACCGTCTGATCCTGGTCTCCTGCCTCGACAATCTTTTAAAAGGAGCCTCCGGTCAGGCGGTTCAAAACCTCAACCTGATGTGCGGATGGAACGAAGAGGAGGGCTTGCTGTGA
- a CDS encoding arginine repressor, whose protein sequence is MKQQRHAVIRELLVKSAVTSQDELRRKLAGRGFHVTQATLSRDIHELRLNKGPNGYSLPNGNDSDEDALPGIREVLESFGLEVRQAINLLVLVTTTGSAQPIAAGIDYEDWPEVIGTIAGDDTVLIICPDEKQANLLKTRIEDYLG, encoded by the coding sequence ATGAAACAACAGCGTCACGCCGTAATTCGAGAGTTACTGGTAAAGTCTGCGGTCACCAGCCAGGATGAGTTACGCCGAAAACTAGCCGGACGCGGATTTCACGTCACTCAAGCAACATTATCGCGCGATATTCATGAGCTTAGATTAAATAAAGGACCAAACGGCTACTCTCTTCCCAACGGCAACGACTCCGACGAGGACGCGCTCCCCGGGATCCGAGAAGTACTTGAAAGCTTCGGCCTCGAAGTCCGTCAGGCCATCAACCTCCTCGTCCTCGTCACCACCACCGGAAGCGCTCAACCCATCGCCGCTGGCATTGACTACGAGGACTGGCCCGAGGTGATAGGCACTATCGCCGGCGACGACACTGTCCTCATCATCTGTCCGGACGAGAAACAAGCAAACCTGTTGAAGACACGAATCGAAGACTACCTTGGCTAA